The following proteins come from a genomic window of Notamacropus eugenii isolate mMacEug1 chromosome X, mMacEug1.pri_v2, whole genome shotgun sequence:
- the LOC140515413 gene encoding uncharacterized protein, with translation MAPPRELLLVLLVLVLGPAWLVLVLVLVPAWLVLVLGPAWLVLVLVLVLVLVLVLGPAWLVLVLVLVLGPAWLVLVLVLVLVLVLVLVPAWLVLVLVLVLVLVLVLVLVLVLVLGPVQLVLRLSLALGATDSGSWAEPGPREQWAFRGLAQRGRVPVAGLSQVPRGYCNRYFTSLSSTITLIQWPRRMVGPRKISAGSSCGSSWAVSLSDAESAILTRRCGPRALGLVAQLQQEGLTAGGPDGRRVGPQAGLLAPPQVSGLPPTGWKAAAPSRL, from the coding sequence ATGGCACCCCCTAGGGAGCTGCTACTGGTGCTGCTAGTGCTGGTGCTGGGGCCTGCTTGgttggtgctggtgctggtgctggtgcctGCTTGGCTAGTGCTGGTGCTGGGGCCTGCTTGGCTGGTGCTGgtactggtgctggtgctggtcctggtgctggtgctggggcctgcttggctggtgctggtgctggtccTGGTGCTGGGGCCTGCTTGGCTAGTGCTGGTGCTGGttctggtgctggtgctggtccTGGTGCTGGTGCCTGCTTGGCTGGTGCTGGTACTGGTGCTTGTGCTGgtactggtgctggtgctggtccTGGTGCTGGTCCTGGTTCTGGGGCCTGTTCAGCTGGTGCTGCGCTTGTCCTTGGCACTGGGCGCTACTGACTCAGGCTCCTGGGCTGAGCCCGGGCCACGGGAACAGTGGGCCTTCCGGGGCTTGGCACAGCGGGGTCGGGTCCCAGTCGCTGGGCTGTCCCAGGTCCCACGTGGGTACTGTAACAGGTATTTCACTTCCTTGTCTTCCACTATCACTTTGATACAGTGGCCCAGGCGCATGGTGGGGCCACGGAAGATCAGCGCCGGCTCCTCTTGTGGGAGCTCCTGGGCTGTCTCCCTCTCGGATGCGGAAAGCGCCATCCTGACTCGCAGGTGCGGGCCTCGAGCACTGGGGCTGGTGGCGCAGCTTCAGCAGGAGGGCCTCACAGCAGGAGGGCCGGACGGGAGGCGGGTCGGACCACAGGCGGGCCTCCTCGCACCTCCTCAGGTCTCGGGACTGCCCCCGACTGGCTGGAAGGCGGCTGCCCCTTCCCGGCTCTGA